One Pyrococcus furiosus DSM 3638 genomic window, CAGCAGCCCTAGGCTTAGCGCTGAGAATGCTCGGCTCTGGGGGGAAGGTAATAATAGTCCAATTCCTTAAGGCTCCAAAAGTGTACGGAGAGTATGAGATGGCCCAAAAGTGTGGATTCACGATTGAATCTTACGGCCTTCCAAAGTTTGTTCATGGAAAGCCGGATGAAGAGGACATAAAAGCCGCAAAGAAGGCCCTTGAAAGGGCCAAAGAAGTCGTGAAGAGTGGCGAATGGGATCTTGTAATTCTAGATGAAATATGCGTGGCCCTTGGCTTTGGAATGATATCAATTGAGGAAGTCAAGGAGCTCATTCTAAACAAGGCCAAAAACACTGAGCTCGTTCTCACTGGAAGATACTGCCCAGAGGAGCTCTTTGAGCTTGCAGACTATGTTACCGAAATGAAAGAAG contains:
- the cobO gene encoding cob(I)yrinic acid a,c-diamide adenosyltransferase, giving the protein MSWKEKLGLVHIYTGNGKGKTTAALGLALRMLGSGGKVIIVQFLKAPKVYGEYEMAQKCGFTIESYGLPKFVHGKPDEEDIKAAKKALERAKEVVKSGEWDLVILDEICVALGFGMISIEEVKELILNKAKNTELVLTGRYCPEELFELADYVTEMKEVKHPYQRGILARRGIEY